In the genome of Nonlabens sp. MB-3u-79, one region contains:
- a CDS encoding DNA polymerase III subunit gamma/tau translates to MEPFIVSARKYRPETFEDVVGQGAITKTLENAIKSNHLAQALLFTGPRGVGKTTCARILAKKINHESGDYDADEDFAFNIFELDAASNNGVDQIRSIVDQVRIPPQVGKYKIYIIDEVHMLSNAAFNAFLKTLEEPPAHAIFILATTEKHKIIPTILSRCQIFDFKRITVSAMREHLKRISIKEGINAEEDALQIIAQKADGALRDSLSIFDRVVSFSGKELTVEAVTENLNVLDRDTYFNMTDLLLENNIPQLLVDYDVIMAKGFDGQHFVSGLASHFRDLMVGKDERTIALLEVGEKTKAKYLEQSKKVDLPFLRQCIEIANQADFNYRSSRNQRLLIELTLMQLASITSDGEKKNDVKYIIPAVQFEHTTVNPSLSSLPTSPKVKEEKKEVEIVMQETSPQVQEDSTTYDTPENAANPSGGEEKLEEKEEEVATEIPTPAISASLEEKRKALLDKSKKKISGLSIQGIEEKNTHIAQQQGKKVAQHQLPEEVFTQEQLSLVWAKYVEHLKERGQLILASIINADQPILRGTTVMLRFPNKSMKEDLEKSQGQILVYLKRELNNYLIDFEIAVDKSVTKKYVYTDQDKFTKLVEKNPAVDLLRRTFDLDF, encoded by the coding sequence ATGGAACCATTTATAGTATCGGCTAGAAAATACCGTCCTGAAACCTTTGAAGATGTCGTAGGTCAAGGCGCTATTACAAAGACGCTGGAGAATGCAATAAAAAGCAATCACCTAGCGCAAGCGCTACTGTTTACAGGTCCTAGAGGTGTTGGAAAAACAACTTGTGCCCGAATTCTTGCAAAAAAGATCAACCATGAAAGTGGTGATTATGATGCAGATGAGGATTTTGCCTTTAATATTTTTGAATTAGATGCCGCTTCTAATAATGGTGTAGACCAGATAAGAAGTATTGTAGACCAAGTGCGTATCCCTCCACAAGTAGGTAAATACAAGATTTATATTATTGATGAGGTACACATGCTTTCTAATGCGGCCTTTAATGCCTTTCTTAAAACTCTAGAAGAACCGCCTGCACATGCGATCTTTATTCTTGCAACAACAGAGAAGCATAAAATTATTCCAACGATACTTTCCCGTTGTCAAATATTTGACTTTAAACGCATTACAGTGAGCGCTATGCGCGAGCATTTAAAACGCATATCTATAAAGGAAGGGATCAATGCTGAGGAAGATGCCCTACAGATTATTGCTCAAAAAGCTGATGGTGCCTTAAGGGATTCCCTTTCCATTTTTGACCGTGTGGTCAGTTTTTCCGGAAAAGAGCTCACTGTAGAAGCTGTTACCGAAAATTTAAATGTTCTTGATAGGGATACTTACTTTAATATGACTGATTTATTGCTGGAAAATAACATCCCGCAATTGTTAGTGGACTATGATGTGATCATGGCAAAAGGTTTTGACGGACAGCACTTTGTAAGCGGTCTGGCTTCTCATTTTAGAGACCTGATGGTTGGTAAAGATGAGCGTACCATTGCACTACTAGAAGTAGGAGAAAAAACAAAAGCAAAGTACTTAGAACAATCTAAAAAAGTAGACCTTCCTTTTTTAAGACAATGTATAGAAATAGCAAATCAAGCCGATTTTAATTATCGATCCAGTCGCAACCAGCGGCTTCTGATAGAATTAACTCTTATGCAACTTGCCTCCATCACTTCTGATGGAGAAAAAAAAAATGATGTAAAGTACATCATACCGGCAGTCCAATTTGAACACACTACTGTAAACCCAAGCCTTTCTTCTTTACCTACTTCTCCTAAAGTAAAGGAAGAAAAGAAAGAGGTGGAAATAGTTATGCAGGAAACAAGTCCTCAAGTACAGGAGGATTCCACTACTTATGATACTCCTGAAAATGCAGCAAACCCTTCAGGTGGAGAAGAGAAACTGGAAGAAAAAGAGGAAGAGGTCGCTACCGAAATACCAACTCCTGCGATATCAGCATCTCTTGAAGAGAAACGAAAAGCTTTACTTGATAAAAGCAAGAAAAAGATAAGTGGCCTTTCTATCCAAGGAATAGAGGAGAAAAACACTCATATAGCTCAACAACAAGGTAAAAAAGTAGCACAACATCAACTGCCAGAGGAAGTGTTTACTCAAGAGCAATTAAGCCTGGTATGGGCCAAATATGTAGAACATCTTAAAGAAAGAGGACAGCTTATTCTAGCCAGTATCATCAATGCAGACCAACCTATTCTTAGAGGTACCACGGTGATGTTGCGTTTTCCTAACAAATCCATGAAGGAAGATCTCGAGAAATCACAAGGGCAAATCCTAGTATACTTAAAACGAGAGTTGAACAACTACCTTATAGACTTTGAAATAGCAGTAGATAAAAGCGTTACTAAAAAATATGTTTATACAGACCAAGATAAGTTCACAAAACTAGTAGAGAAAAACCCTGCTGTTGACCTATTGAGAAGAACCTTTGATTTAGATTTTTAA
- a CDS encoding YkgJ family cysteine cluster protein produces the protein MSIERKVQLVEDLFHQLEQETTAFAKVSGMSCVSGCGKCCTYPDVEASPLEFLPWAFHLFLNGEAENTLLKLKKKNSSTCMIYKPLSIIDQGSCSNYKYRGLICRLFGSAASTDKYGKLRLATCKIIKEGQTDAYNSNLEALSKGLSVPIFSTYYMQLNQIDFHLGNIILPINKALKIAIEEVLHYYAYRPFPIFGEKAV, from the coding sequence ATGTCCATAGAGCGCAAAGTACAATTGGTAGAAGATCTTTTTCACCAATTAGAGCAAGAAACTACTGCCTTTGCCAAAGTATCAGGAATGAGTTGTGTTTCTGGTTGTGGTAAATGTTGCACCTATCCAGATGTAGAAGCTTCTCCTTTAGAGTTTTTACCATGGGCCTTTCATTTATTTTTAAATGGGGAAGCAGAAAACACACTCCTTAAACTAAAGAAAAAAAACAGCTCCACTTGTATGATTTACAAACCCTTATCCATCATTGATCAAGGAAGTTGTAGCAATTATAAATACCGAGGTTTGATCTGTAGGTTATTTGGAAGTGCTGCCAGTACCGATAAATATGGCAAATTGAGACTAGCAACTTGTAAAATCATCAAAGAAGGCCAGACGGACGCTTATAACTCTAACCTAGAAGCTCTTTCTAAAGGATTATCTGTTCCTATCTTTTCGACCTATTACATGCAATTAAATCAAATCGATTTTCATTTAGGAAACATCATACTACCGATCAATAAGGCTCTTAAAATAGCTATAGAAGAAGTTTTACACTATTATGCCTACCGACCTTTTCCTATTTTTGGGGAAAAAGCGGTCTGA
- the rsmD gene encoding 16S rRNA (guanine(966)-N(2))-methyltransferase RsmD gives MRIISGKHKGRRISAPKNLPVRPTTDMSKEALFNILRHKIHIHDIKMLELFAGSGNMSYEFCSRGAGSVIAVDQHYPCIAFIKKMAEELDFPIDTIKADVFKFLEKHKGKYDIIFADPPYALEEEEFLKIPNFVYANELLAEDGILIIEHSKHTSLATHEHFDNERRYGGTVFSFFEGPSSEEE, from the coding sequence ATGCGTATAATATCTGGAAAGCACAAAGGCCGACGTATATCGGCTCCCAAAAACTTGCCTGTACGACCTACTACCGATATGTCTAAAGAGGCATTATTCAATATATTGCGTCATAAGATTCATATTCACGATATCAAAATGCTGGAGCTTTTTGCTGGTAGTGGCAATATGTCTTATGAATTTTGCAGTCGTGGTGCTGGAAGTGTAATTGCGGTAGATCAACATTATCCTTGCATCGCTTTTATAAAAAAAATGGCAGAAGAATTGGATTTTCCTATAGATACCATAAAGGCAGATGTATTTAAGTTTCTAGAAAAACACAAAGGCAAGTACGACATCATCTTTGCTGACCCACCTTATGCGCTGGAAGAAGAAGAGTTTCTAAAAATCCCAAACTTCGTGTATGCTAACGAGCTTCTTGCCGAAGATGGAATTCTTATTATAGAACATTCTAAACACACCTCACTAGCTACTCATGAACATTTTGATAACGAGCGGCGTTATGGCGGTACGGTTTTTAGCTTTTTTGAAGGTCCTAGTAGTGAAGAAGAGTGA
- a CDS encoding DUF3822 family protein, translating into MHSTKNSPNDSIKKLSVLIHQDGLSFYTYDATGILNSLHKEFKHPANPIEILQSMEDCFKEEAFLDSAFAKATLFYHHNIFTSVPAALYSEDHAVDYLKYNARILETDVLSVDKNLGDLDIHTVYIAYANINNYFFDRFGSYEYFHYSSRILELRDKELTTLQPQVYLDIKKSHFYLTIFKNGKLVAQNLFPHDAIEDILYYTMFTTHHNDLDPETMKMILCAEQQEEELFDLLYTYVRYVSYIEDYPNYLEQILCV; encoded by the coding sequence ATGCACTCAACGAAAAATAGTCCTAACGACTCCATAAAGAAACTGTCCGTTCTGATTCATCAGGATGGACTTTCTTTTTATACCTATGATGCAACAGGAATCTTAAATTCGTTGCATAAGGAGTTTAAGCACCCAGCAAACCCTATAGAAATTTTGCAGTCTATGGAGGATTGTTTTAAGGAAGAGGCTTTTTTAGATTCCGCTTTCGCGAAAGCTACCTTGTTCTACCACCACAATATATTTACCAGCGTCCCGGCAGCTTTATACAGTGAAGACCACGCGGTAGATTATCTCAAATACAATGCGAGAATATTAGAAACAGATGTCTTGAGTGTGGACAAAAATCTGGGAGATCTAGACATACATACAGTGTACATTGCCTATGCTAATATCAATAACTACTTCTTTGATCGCTTTGGCAGCTATGAGTATTTTCATTACAGCTCTCGTATTCTTGAGTTGAGAGATAAGGAGCTAACAACGCTGCAACCACAGGTATATCTAGACATTAAAAAAAGTCATTTTTATCTGACTATTTTTAAAAACGGAAAGCTCGTGGCACAAAATCTTTTCCCTCATGATGCCATAGAAGATATTTTATATTACACGATGTTTACCACACATCATAATGATCTCGATCCAGAGACCATGAAAATGATCTTGTGTGCAGAGCAACAAGAAGAAGAATTATTTGATCTTTTATACACTTACGTGCGTTATGTAAGTTATATAGAAGACTACCCTAACTATTTAGAACAAATCTTATGCGTATAA